In Quercus robur chromosome 10, dhQueRobu3.1, whole genome shotgun sequence, a genomic segment contains:
- the LOC126702166 gene encoding polygalacturonase-like, with amino-acid sequence MAKLTFSRVFLFIFFISFFVQSSNAAYNVISFGAKPDGKTEATEAFLKAWQSACNSAIASTIYIPKGRFLLKATVFRGPCKNRITVKIDGTLVAPTDYRALGNSGYWILFIKVDRVAVYGGALDAKGAGFWACRNSGKSCPVGARSITFNWANNIVVSGLTSINSQLTHLVINSCNNVVVQNVKLIAPDLSPNTDGIHVQTSTGVTIKGSTMQTGDDCISIGPGTNNLLMSNIKCGPGHGVSIGSLARELNEAGVQNVTLTNAVFTGSDNGLRIKSWARPSNGFVRNILFQNIVMRNVENPIIIDQNYCPDNQGCPLQSSGVKISEVTYRNIQGTSATAEAVTFYCSPSSPCRGIKLRDIKLTYNNRATTSSCKNIGGTSSGVLVPESCL; translated from the exons atggCTAAGCTTACTTTCTCTCgtgtttttctcttcattttcttcatatCCTTCTTTGTTCAATCATCAAATGCAGCCTATAATGTGATCAGTTTTGGTGCAAAGCCAGATGGGAAAACTGAGGCAACAGAAGCATTCCTCAAGGCATGGCAATCAGCTTGTAACTCAGCCATAGCCTCCACCATTTACATCCCAAAGGGAAGGTTCTTGCTAAAAGCAACTGTTTTTAGAGGGCCATGCAAGAACAGAATTACAGTTAAGATTGACGGAACACTTGTGGCTCCAACAGACTATCGTGCACTTGGGAATTCAGGGTACTGGATTTTGTTCATTAAGGTTGATAGAGTGGCAGTTTATGGTGGCGCTTTGGATGCAAAGGGAGCTGGCTTTTGGGCTTGCAGGAATTCTGGAAAAAGTTGCCCAGTTGGTGCTAGG TCAATAACATTCAATTGGGCAAACAATATTGTGGTCAGTGGCTTAACGTCGATCAACAGTCAGCTTACTCACCTTGTAATCAACAGCTGCAACAATGTGGTGGTCCAAAATGTGAAGCTTATCGCTCCCGACCTAAGCCCAAACACAGATGGCATTCATGTGCAGACCTCGACCGGAGTTACAATCAAGGGAAGCACCATGCAAACTGGAGACGATTGCATATCAATCGGTCCAGGCACAAACAACTTGTTGATGAGCAACATTAAATGTGGCCCTGGTCATGGTGTAAG CATTGGTAGCTTGGCCAGGGAACTCAACGAAGCTGGCGTCCAAAATGTAACGTTAACGAATGCAGTATTCACTGGATCAGACAATGGATTAAGGATCAAGTCCTGGGCCAGGCCCAGCAATGGTTTTGTTCGGAACATTCTTTTCCAAAACATTGTTATGAGAAATGTTGAGAACCCCATAATCATTGATCAGAATTATTGCCCTGACAACCAAGGTTGTCCTCTACAG AGCTCGGGTGTGAAGATTAGTGAAGTGACATATAGAAATATACAAGGCACATCAGCTACAGCAGAGGCTGTGACATTTTATTGCAGTCCAAGTAGTCCTTGCAGAGGGATCAAATTGCGAGACATCAAGCTTACTTACAACAATAGGGCAACAACATCATCATGTAAGAACATTGGTGGAACAAGCAGTGGAGTACTTGTGCCAGAGAGTTGCCTATAA